A region from the Nonlabens sp. YIK11 genome encodes:
- a CDS encoding NAD-dependent epimerase/dehydratase family protein yields MPNKILVIGACGQIGTELTMKLRSLYGIDNVIGADIREGNEELMQSGPFEILDAMDREKVSQVCESQKVNEVYLMAAMLSATGEKFPDKAWKLNMDSLFIVLDLAKEGKIKKVFWPSSIAVFGPTTPKEQTPQHTIMEPTTVYGISKQTGERWCEYYHRKYGVDVRSIRYPGLISWKTLPGGGTTDYAVEIFHKAIEEGSYSCFLSKDTALPMMYMEDAIRATVDIMKAPAENINERSSYNLSGMSFTPQEMARSIKKHLPDFEITYEPDSRQQIADSWPSSIDDRQARTDWNWSAAYDLEKTVAEMLQHLS; encoded by the coding sequence ATGCCAAATAAAATTCTAGTCATAGGTGCCTGCGGGCAGATAGGAACTGAATTAACCATGAAGTTGCGTTCCCTCTATGGAATCGACAACGTCATAGGCGCAGATATTAGGGAAGGAAATGAAGAGTTGATGCAATCTGGTCCTTTTGAAATACTGGATGCGATGGATAGGGAAAAGGTAAGCCAGGTTTGTGAATCCCAGAAGGTGAATGAGGTGTACCTTATGGCAGCGATGCTAAGTGCTACTGGCGAAAAGTTTCCAGATAAAGCCTGGAAGCTCAATATGGATTCTTTGTTTATCGTACTGGATCTGGCTAAAGAAGGAAAGATCAAGAAAGTGTTCTGGCCATCGAGTATTGCGGTTTTTGGACCTACCACACCCAAAGAACAAACGCCACAGCATACCATCATGGAGCCTACCACGGTTTATGGCATAAGCAAACAAACCGGTGAACGCTGGTGTGAATATTATCATCGTAAATATGGTGTTGATGTGCGCAGCATACGCTATCCTGGACTTATATCATGGAAGACCTTGCCAGGTGGTGGCACGACAGATTATGCCGTAGAGATTTTTCATAAAGCCATAGAAGAAGGTTCTTATTCCTGTTTTTTATCAAAAGACACAGCTTTGCCCATGATGTATATGGAAGATGCCATAAGAGCCACGGTGGATATCATGAAAGCGCCAGCAGAAAACATTAATGAACGATCCAGCTATAATCTAAGCGGTATGAGTTTTACACCTCAAGAAATGGCTCGTTCCATTAAAAAACACCTACCAGATTTTGAGATAACTTATGAGCCAGATTCTAGGCAGCAGATTGCCGACAGCTGGCCATCGTCCATTGATGACCGTCAGGCACGTACCGACTGGAACTGGAGTGCGGCCTATGATCTTGAAAAAACAGTTGCTGAAATGCTGCAACATCTATCCTAG
- a CDS encoding ligase-associated DNA damage response exonuclease, whose amino-acid sequence MSKPLLQFTDKGIYCDAAGVYLDPWKPVDKALITHGHADHSRWGHKKYITHHDNVPIISHRLGDINVSGVAHGESLLINNVKFSFHPAGHIPGSCQIRVEHKDEVWVFTGDYKTEDDGISTPYVPIKCDTFITECTFGLPAFKWRPQSEVMHDVNEWCAQNHAEGKTSILFAYSLGKAQRLIKHLDTSQMKIYCHGAVYKMTEVLRELIDFPETTLVTRETTKEELKGNIVVAPPSAHGSAWMRKFVPYATASASGWMTFRGARRRRAIDKGFVLSDHCDWDGLLESIDATGCENVITTHGYQDIFARYLREEKGLNAISERTQYEGETVNESEPEIEVEAE is encoded by the coding sequence ATGAGCAAGCCACTACTACAATTTACAGACAAAGGTATCTACTGCGATGCTGCAGGTGTTTATCTAGATCCATGGAAACCGGTAGACAAGGCACTTATCACGCACGGTCATGCAGATCATAGCCGCTGGGGCCATAAAAAATACATCACGCATCACGACAATGTGCCTATTATTTCCCACAGATTGGGAGATATTAATGTTTCTGGTGTCGCTCATGGCGAAAGCCTGCTCATCAACAACGTCAAGTTTTCATTCCATCCTGCGGGACACATTCCGGGATCTTGCCAGATAAGAGTGGAACACAAAGACGAAGTCTGGGTTTTTACCGGCGATTATAAAACGGAAGATGATGGGATTTCCACACCTTACGTTCCCATTAAGTGTGACACCTTCATAACGGAATGCACTTTTGGGTTGCCTGCTTTTAAATGGCGACCACAAAGCGAAGTTATGCACGATGTCAACGAATGGTGCGCTCAAAATCATGCCGAAGGCAAGACCTCCATCCTATTTGCCTATTCTCTAGGCAAAGCCCAGCGACTGATCAAACATTTAGACACCAGCCAGATGAAAATATACTGTCATGGCGCGGTCTATAAAATGACGGAAGTATTGCGCGAACTCATCGATTTCCCAGAAACTACCTTGGTTACTCGAGAAACTACCAAAGAAGAATTGAAAGGCAATATTGTGGTCGCTCCACCTAGTGCTCATGGATCTGCATGGATGCGCAAATTTGTGCCTTATGCCACGGCTAGTGCTAGCGGCTGGATGACTTTTAGAGGTGCGCGCCGCAGAAGAGCCATTGATAAAGGCTTTGTACTATCTGACCATTGCGATTGGGACGGCTTACTGGAAAGCATCGATGCCACTGGTTGCGAGAATGTGATCACCACGCATGGCTATCAGGATATTTTTGCCAGATACCTACGGGAAGAGAAAGGACTTAACGCCATTAGCGAGCGCACGCAATACGAAGGTGAAACGGTCAATGAATCTGAACCTGAAATCGAGGTCGAAGCTGAATGA
- a CDS encoding hypothetical protein (catalyzes the ATP-dependent formation of a phosphodiester at the site of a single strand break in duplex DNA), with the protein MKQFAGLIRTIDGTNKTTLKVAALTEYFNTAPEEDKLWTIAILSHRRPKRPVNTTLMREWATDISGVPMWLFEESYHIVGDLAETIALILPTTSEPSDKSLSQIIHELIALRKKTDEEKKEYLQENWLKLNYYERFVFNKIMTGGFRIGVSQKLMTRALAASTGIDQDVLAHKLMGSWTGENTTFQELVYEDNEVAMRGKPYPFYLAYAVEGKVEELGEVNQWSAEHKWDGIRSQTIIRAGELFVWSRGEELVTDKYPEFQKFLDVIPNGTVIDGEILPYKDGEIMNFNDLQTRIGRKTVGKKLLADVPVVVVAYDLLEWQGKDIRELPFMERRKLLEELVNVVQDGTRYEQSGDNRQILKQVQDDNSNVNSSSNSDSASSSSSGSSSSSSSAVPLLLSETMNFNSWEEVAAERNKAEERRSEGLMLKKKDSPYLVGRKKGDWWKWKVDPFSVDAVLTYAMRGHGRRANLFTDYTFGLWQDGELVTFAKAYSGLTDAEFRKVDAWIKKNTLERFGPVRSVTPHHVFEIAFEGIAPSKRHKSGVATRFPRIVRWRKDKPIEEANTLDDLKALIPTDGEFL; encoded by the coding sequence GTGAAACAATTCGCAGGACTCATAAGAACCATCGATGGTACCAATAAGACCACACTCAAGGTCGCTGCCTTAACCGAATATTTCAACACGGCACCTGAAGAGGATAAATTATGGACCATTGCTATTCTTTCCCATAGAAGACCCAAACGACCGGTCAACACTACGCTCATGCGGGAATGGGCTACGGACATTAGCGGTGTTCCCATGTGGTTGTTTGAAGAATCCTATCACATCGTAGGTGACCTCGCGGAAACGATCGCGCTCATCCTACCTACGACCAGCGAACCATCTGATAAATCTTTATCGCAAATCATCCATGAGTTGATTGCCTTGCGCAAAAAAACGGATGAAGAAAAGAAAGAATACCTACAGGAAAACTGGCTCAAACTGAATTATTACGAGAGGTTCGTGTTTAATAAAATCATGACTGGTGGATTTAGAATTGGCGTCTCACAAAAATTAATGACACGTGCGCTCGCAGCATCCACAGGTATTGATCAGGATGTGTTGGCGCATAAACTGATGGGAAGCTGGACTGGCGAAAACACTACCTTTCAAGAATTGGTTTATGAAGATAACGAGGTCGCCATGCGCGGCAAACCTTATCCGTTTTATTTGGCTTATGCGGTAGAAGGAAAAGTGGAAGAATTAGGCGAAGTGAACCAATGGAGTGCAGAACATAAATGGGACGGCATCAGATCTCAAACCATCATCAGGGCTGGCGAACTATTCGTCTGGTCACGCGGTGAGGAATTGGTTACTGATAAATATCCCGAGTTTCAAAAATTCCTCGATGTGATTCCCAACGGTACCGTTATCGATGGTGAGATATTGCCTTATAAGGATGGCGAGATCATGAACTTCAACGACCTTCAAACCAGAATAGGTCGCAAAACGGTAGGTAAAAAATTATTAGCTGATGTTCCAGTGGTAGTGGTCGCGTATGATTTACTGGAATGGCAAGGCAAAGACATCAGAGAATTGCCGTTTATGGAGCGCCGGAAGTTGTTGGAGGAATTGGTTAATGTGGTGCAGGACGGAACTCGCTATGAGCAATCTGGTGACAACCGGCAGATCCTGAAACAAGTTCAGGATGATAATTCCAATGTCAATTCGAGTTCGAATTCAGATTCAGCTTCAAGTTCGAGTTCAGGTTCGAGTTCGAGTTCAAGTTCAGCGGTGCCGCTACTGCTCTCAGAAACCATGAACTTCAACTCTTGGGAAGAAGTGGCTGCAGAACGTAACAAAGCAGAAGAGCGTCGCTCTGAAGGATTGATGCTCAAAAAGAAGGACAGCCCTTATCTGGTAGGTCGCAAGAAAGGCGACTGGTGGAAATGGAAGGTCGATCCATTCAGCGTTGATGCTGTATTGACTTATGCCATGCGAGGTCACGGTCGCCGAGCCAATTTATTTACCGACTATACTTTTGGATTATGGCAGGATGGCGAATTGGTCACTTTTGCGAAAGCGTACTCTGGACTCACGGATGCCGAGTTTAGAAAAGTGGATGCTTGGATCAAGAAAAACACCTTGGAGCGTTTTGGACCCGTACGATCAGTAACGCCTCACCATGTTTTCGAAATTGCGTTTGAAGGCATTGCTCCTAGTAAACGACATAAATCTGGTGTTGCTACAAGATTTCCACGGATTGTACGATGGAGAAAAGACAAACCCATTGAGGAAGCCAATACGCTAGATGATTTAAAGGCGTTGATACCGACTGATGGAGAGTTTTTGTAG